In Deinococcus sp. QL22, the following are encoded in one genomic region:
- a CDS encoding DUF402 domain-containing protein, which yields MTDWRMHPVRVETVDLLALTHTLEHGQGSAPVTYPLLWAERTASGLHLGRAFVNHQRIQFMERHILPELGLLVNRFTGTDWIAHMSYYVDVAAILPGETQWVTRDLYLDLSVDTGGTGAVLDTDEYLAAVQKGLLSPQEAAQALTALHRLVNGVLACGGVDAWLDHEGTALTWRGAPSATAPAPQR from the coding sequence ATGACAGACTGGCGCATGCACCCCGTTCGCGTGGAGACCGTCGACCTGCTGGCCCTGACACATACCCTGGAGCATGGGCAGGGCTCGGCTCCAGTCACGTATCCCCTCCTGTGGGCAGAGCGCACGGCGTCTGGCCTGCATCTGGGCCGCGCCTTTGTAAACCACCAGCGCATTCAGTTCATGGAGCGGCACATTCTCCCGGAATTGGGCCTGCTGGTGAACCGTTTCACGGGCACCGACTGGATCGCCCACATGTCGTACTACGTAGACGTGGCGGCTATCCTGCCGGGCGAGACCCAGTGGGTGACCCGCGACCTGTATCTCGACCTGTCGGTGGACACCGGCGGTACAGGTGCCGTGCTGGACACCGACGAATACCTTGCCGCCGTGCAGAAGGGCCTGCTCAGCCCTCAGGAAGCCGCGCAGGCCCTCACCGCCCTGCACCGACTGGTAAACGGTGTACTGGCCTGCGGCGGTGTGGACGCGTGGTTGGACCACGAGGGCACGGCGCTAACCTGGCGCGGCGCACCCAGTGCCACTGCTCCCGCACCTCAGCGATGA